Below is a window of Anomaloglossus baeobatrachus isolate aAnoBae1 chromosome 8, aAnoBae1.hap1, whole genome shotgun sequence DNA.
atattctgcaatggccgagtcatcaCCAGATCTCATCCCATTGAGCTGCATCTCACATGATTACGACAAAACTTAATGAAGAGACCCAGAAACAGCAACAACTGAAGTCGCTGCAGCAAAGGCGGCAAAGCCTCACACAGGAGGAAACCAGCGATGGTCACGTCCATATCTTCCAGACTTCAGGCCGTCattgctgcaaaggattctctacaaagtattaaaagtgaacaatttatggtaaagttaatttgtccaattacttttgagcccctgaaatgaggagactttgcagaaaaaatggctgcaatttctaaatgtttcacaggatatttttgttcaacgcctttaattaaacctgaaagtctccacttcaattgtatCTTAgtaaattttaaataaaaaaaaaaaaagtggcctgcagagccccaggttatatcagctgaacACATACACAATTAGTCATGGCCAATAGTTTTAGCACCCTtgacattgttccagaaaatgaaacatttctcccagaaaattattgcaattacacgttttgttatacacatgataATTGTGTATTgtttaaacacacaaaaaaaaaaaaatcaatatcggCCAGACAATTGTTGTCCCCTCGCCTTAATATCtggttgcacaccctttacccTTTCAAACaagtaactgcaatcaatcgcttcctataaccgtccacaagcttcttactcctctcacctggaatctcggactcttctttataaacttctccaggtctctcatacttGAAGGTGTCTTTTCCCCaacagatccggactcattgctgccacttcagaactctccagagctTTGTTTCATTCATttttgggggcttcttgaagtatatttggggggtcattgtcctgctggacgacccatgacctaggatgcaaacccagctttctgacactgggcactatattgcaacccaaaatcctttggtaatcttcagatttcatgaagcCTTGCGCGCGCACACAGTGAAAGCccccagtgctagaggcagcaaaacaaccacaaaacatctctgacctccaccatatttgactgtaggtgctatgatcttttctttgtaggcctcattccattttcggtaaacagtagaatgatgttctttaccaaaaagctctaccttggtctcatctgttcaaaagatgctttcccagaaggatttctgCTTACCCACGTACATattgacaaactgcagtctagctgttctatgtctctgtcagcagtggagtcctccATAGTGATTCATCTCtgatggatagtttgtgctgatACTGAcgtaccctgagcctgcaggaccacttgaatttctttggaacttgagtgGGACTGCTTATCCACCATTTGGATTATTCTGCgttgcaaccttttatcaatttttctctgccatccacgtctagggagattagctacagtgccatgggttatatacttgattatgttgcacaccgtaGTCAAAGGATCATCAAAATCTCTGCCGATGGACTGGTAACCTTGAgacttgatatttttcaacaattttgtttttccaagtccacagttctcttttcctctttctgttctccatgcttagtgtggcgcacacagacacaatgcaaagattgattcaacttctcccctttctatctggtttcaggtgcgattttcatattgcccacagctgttacttgccacagatgagtttgaacgagcatcacatgcatgAAACAGTTGTTTACCCACAGTTTtggaaaggtaccaacaattttgtctggatcatttttggggttgtgtgtgaaatgtccaatttgcctttttttgttgtTCATATGAGATACAAAGGAAataaaacatgtgtatgacaaaacatgtgtaattgcaatatttgTCTGGAACAACTGCAAGGGTGCCAGCACTTTTGGCCGTGACTAATGAGATGCcctggtaatatatatatatatatatatatatatatatatatatataaaaaaatgtgtatgtatgtctatatatctatacacacacacatatacatacatatacacatacatacacatatacacaggagatacccaggttatacccccATGCGCAATACCACTATATATGGGATGTGTAATATCTTCTTGTCTGTGCCCATTGTTGCCACTCACCTCTCCAGTGTCTTCTGAATCCGGCTGGCAGGACAGATGGTTAGCAGCAATGCCCAGGACTGCATGGCCGCACAGACTAGGGCTTGGTGTGATGGCGGGGTCCCATTGTTCTCGGCGTACAGTACAGTTAAGATTCCCTCTAGGACGCTCAGACATGAGACCAGATCCTGGAAGAGACGCAGCGCCTTCCAGTCACATCATTTTAATAAGTGCATACAAGCAGCGTGAGATCGGGCCCCAAGGGACCGACATATCACCCGAAATAGCAGAACCCCACTGAACTTCAAAATGAAGGGGGCAAACAAGGGCACTGGGCTTAGATTCTCATTATTATCTAAGCTGTATGCATCTTGAGAACCCGCAATTttacttaaccccttcaaccctgtagtagtgtgttatatatatatatataaaagacgaATGATGTACCTCCACATCCGCAGCAGCGATAAAGCAGCATAGGCCAAGGGCAGAGGCGCACTGCAAGGAGGAAGAGAGCGATGAGGAACTGCATATCTGGGTACGTAATGTTCACCAAAACCTGGTCCCCTACTTACACCCTGCCGAGCCGCCACCCCAGCGCTGGAGTCAGTCAGGATGCTGACGAGGATAGGTTTCATACAATGGAAGACATCTTCCCCCTCCGAACCAGAACCCAGCTGTACACATAGAAGAGAGAGTACAGCGGCTGCCAGAGACTGCTCCTCATCCTTCCCTACAAGGAAAGCAGACAGGAAAGGGTTACAAAGAGCACaaggtcaccgctgatctctagtgatggacaggcggcattctcagtgatgtcaccgctgatctctagtgatggacaggcggcattctcagtgatgtcaccgctgatctctagtgatggataggcggcattctcagtgatgtcaccgctgatctctagtgatggataggcggcattctcagtgatgtcaccgctgatctctggtgatggataggcggcattctcagtgatgtcaccgctgatctctagtgatggataggcggcattctcagtgatgtcacccctgatctctagtgatggataggcggcattctcagtgatgtcaccgctgatctctagtgatggataggcggcattctcagtgatgtcaccgctgatctctagtgatggatagacggcattctcagtgatgtcaccgctgatctctggtgatggataggcggcattctcagtgatgtcaccgctgatctctggtgatggataggcggcattctcagtgatgtcaccgctgatctctggtgatggataggcggcattctcagtgatgtcaccgctgatctctagtgatggataggcggcattctcagtgatgtcaccgctgatctctagtgatggataggcggcattctcagtgatgtcaccgctgatctctagtgatggataggcggcattctcagtgatgtcaccgctgatctctagtgatggataggcggcattctcagtgatgtcaccgctgatctctagtgatggataggcagcattctcagtgatgtcaccgctgatctctggtgatggataggcagcattctcagtgatgtcaccgctgatctctagtgatggataggcagcattctcagtgatgtcaccgctgatctctggtgatggataggcggtattctcagtgatgtcaccgctgatctctagtgatggataggcggcattctcagtgatgtcaccgctgatctctagtgatggataggcggcattctcagtgatgtcaccgctgatctctagtgatggataggtggcattctcagtgatgtcaccgctgatctctagtgatggacaggcggcattctcagtgatgtcaccgctgatctctagtgatggataggcggcattctcagtgatgtcaccgctgatctctagtgatggataggcggcattctcagtgatgtcaccgctgatctctagtgatggacaggcggcattctcagtgatgtcaccgctgatctctagtgatggacaggcggcattctcagtgatgtcactgcttctcTCTAGTTTCGGGTAGGTGGCGTTCTCAGAATTTCACTACACCTTGGAGTTATTACCTTTTTTCAGACAACGTTCCAAGGCATCGGTCAGGGTGACTCTTCTCTCTGCCAGAAAATCGCTGAGGACCTGAGAGGACAGAGCGAGCCTCAGGCTGCCCAGGGCCGTCACTCTGGTTTTTACGCTGCAAGGAAATAATAGTGATTAGGAGACACGAGAGCCCAGACGCCCCCCTGCACTACAGTCCCGACACCTCACCTCTTATCAGTAAGATTGTCGATGTCTTCCTTCAGCTTGTCTTCTCGCTGCTCCTGAGCCGACAGCAAATCCTGCGCGTCACTGCCTGATGGGGGTTATAATCCATTATATTTCACGCTGTGAGCCAGAGTACGCTGTGTGTAAGGCTGGACCTGCACACTCACCTGACCCATCCTCCGCCACACTAACACACTCACTGGTGCTGCTGCAGTGACTGAGGATATCACTGGCACCTTCATCCTCGCTGGCCTCGGAGTCTGCCCGTGTGCCGGCCCGAGATCCTGAAAATGTAGGAAATAATATCAGGACTGATATGAAATGTGTACATGCAAAGCTACAAACATGAGGGGTGCCCAACACagagcccccctcccccacactgctGCAAGTCAGTGACGGGCTGGACTCTGGCATCAGCTGTTATTTCAGGTGCGCTGTTTCTTTAATATCCATGTTTGCAGATGATTCGCCCCGAGCCTGATCCGAGCTGCAGGCGTCATATGAACCTCGTGACCTCTCTGCAGAGGCACACGGGCCCACGACCTGAGCGGAGGTCACTGAAGCCTTCCCATAATAGCAGGTGGTTATTCTGGAAGCACGGCCGCACCCGGGGGATCAGTACAGACAGCAGTCTGTATGCAGGAACCCTGCAGAGCAATGTGTGCAGCTCTAGGGAACAATCAATAGCTCATGTGTCACTCACCACCCGCTCAGACAGAAAATGGGAACATTCTGGTCCTGCTCACACAGCTGAGCGGCTGCTACAATGTATCAATACTGGTCAATCCTCTTCTGTACTGGACCTAATGATACATAGTAACAAATCTTCAGCTGTGAGCAGGACGAGGTCAGGAGAGATTTTTAACCTCTGGATGTAGATAATTCACTGGCAGTAAGCATAGGTCTCATATGGAGAGG
It encodes the following:
- the IFRD2 gene encoding interferon-related developmental regulator 2 isoform X1 — encoded protein: MPRARRSAAATKKGSASRGSLRQELLQLKVSDKLNLSKGSRAGTRADSEASEDEGASDILSHCSSTSECVSVAEDGSGSDAQDLLSAQEQREDKLKEDIDNLTDKSVKTRVTALGSLRLALSSQVLSDFLAERRVTLTDALERCLKKGKDEEQSLAAAVLSLLCVQLGSGSEGEDVFHCMKPILVSILTDSSAGVAARQGCASALGLCCFIAAADVEDLVSCLSVLEGILTVLYAENNGTPPSHQALVCAAMQSWALLLTICPASRIQKTLESHLPRLSEVLACESVSLRIAAGESLALLYELARDLDEDFYSEDTDALCVMLKQLATDSNKYRAKTDRRKQRSIFRDVLHYIESSENQAETIKFGLEVMYVDSWARRRTYSLFKDLLGSGVRHHLQYNEVLRDIFSLGAPLVLDAAAIKASKISRMEKHMVNSAAFKARTKARNRVRDKRADVL
- the IFRD2 gene encoding interferon-related developmental regulator 2 isoform X2, with protein sequence MPRARRSAAATKKGSASRGSRAGTRADSEASEDEGASDILSHCSSTSECVSVAEDGSGSDAQDLLSAQEQREDKLKEDIDNLTDKSVKTRVTALGSLRLALSSQVLSDFLAERRVTLTDALERCLKKGKDEEQSLAAAVLSLLCVQLGSGSEGEDVFHCMKPILVSILTDSSAGVAARQGCASALGLCCFIAAADVEDLVSCLSVLEGILTVLYAENNGTPPSHQALVCAAMQSWALLLTICPASRIQKTLESHLPRLSEVLACESVSLRIAAGESLALLYELARDLDEDFYSEDTDALCVMLKQLATDSNKYRAKTDRRKQRSIFRDVLHYIESSENQAETIKFGLEVMYVDSWARRRTYSLFKDLLGSGVRHHLQYNEVLRDIFSLGAPLVLDAAAIKASKISRMEKHMVNSAAFKARTKARNRVRDKRADVL